A section of the Rhizobium sp. Pop5 genome encodes:
- the chrA gene encoding chromate efflux transporter, with product MAEITANAPAGQAGDKDAGDGHHHGISFGEAFRVWLRVSALSFGGPAGQIAVMHRIIVDEKRWIGEHRFLHALNYCMLLPGPEAQQLAIYIGWLMHRTAGGLVAGILFVLPGFLSILCLSYIYAAYGSVGLVAGLFFGLKAAVLAVVVQAVIRIGGRALKNRIMLAIAAAAFIAIFFLHVPFPLIVLAAGLAGFLGGRFGLAAFSPGGGHKAASGAVLSDADSALGEGIPAHARPDLAWSLRISAALLALWLVPVAALYLSLGPGDVFSQIGLFFSQMAVVTFGGAYAVLAYVAQEAVQHFGWLRPGEMLDGLGMAETTPGPLIMVVQFVGFMGAYRNPGTLDPMLAATLAAILTTWVTFVPCFLWIFLGAPLIEKLRGNAALAGAMAAITAAVVGVILNLAIWFGVHTLFAEVASVQLGGLRLDIPVLQSAVPAAMALSLAAAIAIFRFKASVIATLLACAAAGMAWTLVVG from the coding sequence ATGGCCGAAATCACAGCCAATGCGCCCGCCGGGCAAGCGGGCGATAAAGACGCGGGTGATGGGCACCACCATGGCATCTCTTTTGGCGAAGCCTTCAGAGTGTGGCTGCGCGTTTCGGCCTTGAGCTTCGGCGGTCCGGCCGGGCAGATCGCCGTCATGCATCGCATCATTGTCGACGAGAAGCGATGGATCGGCGAGCACCGTTTCCTGCATGCGCTGAATTATTGCATGCTGCTGCCCGGACCCGAGGCGCAGCAGCTCGCCATCTATATCGGCTGGCTGATGCACCGCACCGCCGGCGGCCTCGTCGCCGGCATCTTGTTCGTGCTGCCGGGATTCCTGTCGATCCTCTGCCTCAGCTATATCTACGCGGCTTACGGCAGCGTCGGCCTCGTCGCCGGCCTGTTCTTCGGGCTGAAGGCGGCCGTGCTTGCCGTCGTCGTGCAGGCCGTCATCCGCATCGGCGGTCGGGCACTCAAGAACCGCATCATGCTGGCGATCGCGGCCGCGGCCTTCATCGCCATCTTCTTTCTCCACGTGCCGTTCCCGCTGATCGTGCTGGCTGCCGGTCTTGCGGGCTTCCTCGGCGGTCGGTTCGGGCTTGCCGCCTTCAGCCCTGGCGGCGGCCACAAGGCCGCAAGCGGCGCGGTGCTGTCGGATGCCGACTCTGCGCTCGGCGAGGGTATCCCGGCGCATGCGCGCCCTGATCTTGCCTGGTCGCTGCGCATCTCGGCAGCACTGCTCGCCCTCTGGCTCGTGCCCGTCGCCGCGCTTTACCTGTCCCTGGGACCGGGCGACGTCTTCAGCCAGATTGGCCTGTTCTTCAGCCAGATGGCCGTCGTCACCTTCGGCGGGGCCTATGCCGTGCTCGCCTATGTCGCCCAGGAGGCCGTGCAGCATTTCGGCTGGCTGAGGCCCGGCGAGATGCTCGACGGTCTCGGCATGGCCGAGACGACGCCGGGGCCGCTGATCATGGTCGTCCAGTTCGTCGGCTTCATGGGCGCCTATCGCAATCCCGGCACGCTCGATCCGATGCTTGCCGCCACGCTTGCGGCGATCCTGACGACATGGGTGACCTTCGTGCCCTGTTTCCTCTGGATCTTCCTCGGCGCGCCCTTAATCGAAAAACTGCGCGGCAACGCAGCGCTCGCCGGCGCGATGGCGGCGATTACGGCGGCGGTGGTCGGCGTCATTCTCAACCTCGCCATCTGGTTCGGCGTGCACACGCTGTTTGCCGAAGTCGCGTCCGTCCAGCTCGGCGGCTTGCGGCTCGATATTCCCGTGCTGCAATCGGCCGTGCCGGCGGCAATGGCGCTGTCGCTTGCCGCCGCCATCGCGATCTTCCGCTTCAAGGCATCGGTCATCGCGACGCTGCTGGCCTGCGCGGCGGCGGGAATGGCCTGGACGCTTGTCGTAGGTTAG
- a CDS encoding sulfurtransferase/chromate resistance protein, whose translation MPSFLEISPDKLSRLIGTPGAPCIVDVRTEEDFALDPRLVPGSIRRSHSDVASWAGSVDADAVVVVCQRGAKLSHGVAAYLRHAGIEAESLEGGFEAWISGGMAVPEAKLPRRDAEGRTVWVTRARPKIDRIACPWLIRRFVDPDALFLFVPTSEVIAVGERFGAEPFDIEEVFWSHRGELCTFDVMVEEFGLTAAPLLHLARIVRAADTARLDLAPEASGLLAASLGLSRMYSDDLEQLEAGMLLYDAFYRWCRDATEETHNWPSPKKGA comes from the coding sequence ATGCCGTCATTTCTTGAAATTTCCCCCGACAAGCTCAGCCGCCTCATCGGAACGCCCGGTGCGCCCTGCATCGTCGACGTTCGCACGGAGGAGGATTTCGCGCTCGACCCGCGCCTGGTCCCGGGCTCGATCCGGCGCAGCCATAGCGATGTCGCATCCTGGGCGGGCAGCGTCGATGCCGATGCCGTCGTCGTGGTCTGCCAAAGGGGCGCCAAGCTCAGCCATGGTGTGGCCGCCTATCTCAGACATGCCGGCATCGAGGCGGAAAGCCTCGAAGGCGGATTCGAAGCCTGGATTTCAGGCGGAATGGCGGTGCCCGAGGCGAAGCTGCCGCGCCGCGACGCTGAAGGACGCACCGTCTGGGTCACGCGGGCGCGGCCGAAAATCGACCGCATCGCCTGTCCCTGGCTGATCCGGCGCTTCGTCGATCCGGATGCCCTGTTCCTGTTCGTGCCGACCTCCGAGGTCATCGCCGTCGGCGAGCGTTTCGGAGCCGAGCCCTTCGATATCGAAGAGGTGTTCTGGAGCCATCGCGGCGAGCTCTGCACCTTCGATGTGATGGTCGAGGAGTTCGGGCTGACGGCGGCGCCGCTGCTGCATCTCGCTCGTATCGTTCGGGCCGCCGATACGGCAAGGCTCGATCTCGCGCCCGAGGCATCAGGCCTGCTTGCCGCTTCGCTCGGGCTCTCCCGCATGTATTCCGACGATCTGGAGCAGCTAGAGGCCGGCATGCTGCTCTACGACGCCTTCTATCGCTGGTGCCGCGACGCGACCGAGGAGACCCACAACTGGCCCTCGCCGAAGAAGGGGGCATGA
- a CDS encoding PhzF family phenazine biosynthesis protein, giving the protein MARSYSVYDVFTDRKLAGNPLAVIFDGDDLSDEAMQAITRELNLSETVFVQPSTNPAYAAKLRIFTPGRELPFAGHPTVGTAVALAERTHGATTRDLVTVLEENVGPVRCAVRLREGEASFAEFDLPRKSQQAVMPLDKLGIADALSLKVSEIGFENHVPGVWSAGVPFLLIPVHDVGATQRLEFDPQLWEKIVPFVDGALASAYVYCRGGVNHVAKFHARMFASGMGIVEDPATGSAAAALSGAIHHFDRLTDGHHPILIEQGVEMGRPSFIHLHIDVDGGAISNARIGGQAVRLASGTLDL; this is encoded by the coding sequence GTGGCGCGAAGCTACAGCGTCTATGACGTGTTCACCGATCGAAAGCTTGCGGGCAACCCGCTGGCGGTGATCTTCGACGGCGACGATCTCAGCGACGAGGCGATGCAGGCGATCACCCGGGAGCTCAATCTCTCCGAGACGGTGTTCGTGCAGCCTTCGACCAATCCCGCCTATGCGGCGAAGCTCAGAATATTCACGCCGGGCCGCGAACTGCCCTTTGCCGGCCATCCCACCGTCGGCACGGCGGTGGCGCTCGCCGAACGGACCCACGGCGCCACGACCCGCGATCTCGTCACGGTGCTCGAAGAAAATGTCGGGCCGGTGCGCTGCGCGGTGAGGCTCAGGGAGGGCGAGGCGAGTTTTGCCGAATTCGACCTGCCGCGCAAATCGCAGCAGGCCGTCATGCCGCTCGACAAGCTCGGCATCGCCGATGCGCTGTCGCTGAAGGTGAGCGAGATCGGCTTCGAAAATCACGTTCCCGGGGTCTGGAGCGCCGGCGTTCCCTTCCTGCTCATTCCGGTCCACGATGTCGGCGCCACGCAGCGGCTGGAGTTCGATCCGCAGCTCTGGGAAAAGATCGTGCCCTTCGTCGATGGCGCGCTCGCCTCGGCCTATGTCTATTGCCGCGGCGGCGTCAACCACGTGGCGAAGTTCCATGCGCGCATGTTCGCAAGCGGCATGGGTATCGTCGAGGACCCGGCGACCGGCTCGGCGGCGGCCGCCCTTTCCGGCGCGATCCACCATTTCGACCGCCTGACGGACGGGCACCACCCGATCCTCATCGAGCAGGGTGTGGAGATGGGCCGCCCGTCCTTCATTCACCTGCATATCGACGTCGACGGCGGGGCGATCTCCAACGCCCGGATCGGCGGCCAGGCGGTGCGGCTGGCGAGCGGCACGCTCGACCTTTGA
- a CDS encoding DNA mismatch repair protein MutT has protein sequence MKTNLSVNFPNADFSDDFAGWPPEATVFPIAGVDLRVLPGTHPFVAAEEADIRENWARETAANPALFDGRLVFQRRLTLTDAGISGEGYVTPFSAFMWWRRQPERLGGIHIFAYPVLESADGALVAIRMGAHTANPGQVYFAAGSLELEDIVDNSCDIEANMRREVHEETGLDLAQSVAGQGLFASHNRRTVTLMRLFRFDMTAEEMVKRIEAHMLVADDKEIAGAVAIRSADHAAHPYNVAMLPVIDWYFGKSGV, from the coding sequence ATGAAAACCAATTTGAGCGTGAATTTTCCGAATGCCGATTTTTCCGATGATTTCGCCGGCTGGCCGCCGGAGGCCACCGTCTTCCCGATCGCCGGCGTCGATCTCCGTGTCCTGCCCGGAACCCACCCCTTCGTCGCCGCCGAGGAGGCTGACATCCGCGAGAACTGGGCCAGGGAGACGGCCGCCAATCCGGCGCTCTTCGACGGACGCCTGGTGTTCCAGCGGCGGCTGACGCTCACCGACGCCGGCATATCGGGCGAGGGCTACGTCACTCCCTTTTCCGCCTTCATGTGGTGGCGCCGCCAGCCCGAGCGTCTGGGCGGCATTCACATCTTCGCCTATCCGGTGCTCGAAAGCGCCGACGGCGCGCTGGTGGCGATCCGCATGGGCGCCCATACCGCCAATCCCGGCCAGGTCTATTTCGCCGCCGGCTCGCTGGAGCTGGAGGATATCGTCGACAACAGCTGCGACATCGAGGCCAACATGCGCCGCGAGGTCCACGAGGAGACGGGCCTGGATCTGGCGCAATCGGTGGCGGGGCAGGGGCTCTTCGCCAGCCACAACAGACGCACCGTGACGCTCATGCGGCTCTTCCGCTTCGACATGACGGCCGAGGAGATGGTGAAGCGCATCGAGGCCCACATGCTGGTTGCCGATGACAAGGAGATCGCCGGTGCCGTGGCGATCCGTTCTGCGGATCACGCGGCTCATCCGTACAATGTCGCCATGCTGCCGGTGATCGACTGGTATTTCGGCAAGAGCGGGGTGTGA
- a CDS encoding endonuclease/exonuclease/phosphatase family protein, with protein sequence MSLRLATFNVENLLTRFDFTGFRNQLRQDRVIKLFEVNSEGVYQQLEQARVIAATDDTRQMTALAIADADADILCLQEIDNMAALHAFEYGYLFRMVGNGYRQKFLVEGNDSRGIDVAVLMREETRDGQKIELRDIRSHAMTTYRDFDLFDEELALTNRIDDKIFKRDCLELDLLIGGRPLSLYVVHFKSMGNPRDGLDGRQSTMPLRRAEARAVRRIIEDRFGAGHTHKKSFAICGDMNDYQERVDVIGRRGTDYRFEHRQEAESALDVFSRDGFAENVIRRRDALDRWTLYHTRGPQEQWLCQLDYLWLSPALAAHNAGRLPEIIRSGQPYRTIFPPGQEAERYPRTGWDRPKASDHCPVVMTLDLP encoded by the coding sequence ATGTCGCTTCGCCTCGCCACCTTCAATGTCGAAAATCTGCTGACCCGTTTCGATTTCACCGGCTTCCGCAACCAGCTGCGCCAGGACCGCGTCATCAAGCTTTTCGAGGTCAACAGCGAGGGCGTCTACCAGCAACTCGAACAGGCGCGCGTGATCGCGGCGACCGACGACACCAGGCAGATGACGGCGCTCGCCATCGCCGATGCGGATGCCGATATCCTCTGCCTGCAGGAAATCGACAATATGGCCGCCCTGCATGCCTTCGAATACGGCTATCTCTTCCGTATGGTCGGAAACGGCTACCGGCAGAAATTTCTGGTGGAAGGCAATGACAGCCGCGGCATCGATGTCGCCGTGCTGATGCGCGAGGAAACGCGCGACGGCCAGAAGATCGAGCTCAGGGATATCAGAAGCCATGCGATGACGACCTATCGCGACTTCGATCTCTTCGACGAGGAGCTGGCGCTCACCAACCGCATCGACGACAAGATCTTCAAGCGCGATTGCCTGGAGCTCGATCTTCTGATCGGCGGCCGGCCGCTCTCGCTCTATGTCGTGCATTTCAAATCCATGGGCAATCCGCGCGACGGGCTCGACGGACGCCAGTCGACCATGCCGCTCCGCCGCGCCGAGGCGCGCGCCGTGCGCCGGATCATCGAGGACCGCTTCGGCGCCGGCCATACTCACAAGAAGAGCTTCGCCATCTGCGGCGACATGAACGATTACCAGGAGCGGGTCGACGTCATCGGCCGGCGCGGCACCGATTACCGCTTCGAGCATAGGCAAGAGGCCGAAAGCGCGCTCGACGTCTTCAGCCGCGACGGCTTTGCCGAAAATGTCATCCGCCGCCGCGATGCCCTCGACCGGTGGACGCTCTATCACACGCGCGGGCCGCAGGAGCAGTGGCTCTGCCAGCTCGACTATCTCTGGCTTTCGCCCGCGCTCGCCGCCCATAATGCCGGACGCCTGCCTGAAATCATCCGCAGCGGCCAGCCCTATCGCACCATCTTCCCGCCGGGGCAGGAAGCGGAGCGTTACCCCCGTACCGGCTGGGACCGGCCGAAAGCCTCCGATCACTGCCCCGTCGTCATGACACTGGATCTTCCCTGA
- a CDS encoding DUF4189 domain-containing protein, translating to MKRILASLAVLTSLAGAGPALADTYGAIAYSPSSGATGWSYAYDSRGGAETVARRNCDESANDCRIAIWFRNGCGAVAVGYRGGWGSGWGYDRREAQRQAIASCSRQTGSCRVIRWQCSGGE from the coding sequence ATGAAACGAATTCTGGCATCGCTTGCTGTTCTGACATCTCTTGCCGGCGCCGGCCCGGCGCTCGCCGACACTTATGGCGCCATCGCCTATTCGCCGTCATCAGGAGCCACCGGCTGGTCCTATGCCTATGACAGCCGCGGCGGCGCCGAAACCGTCGCGAGGCGCAATTGCGACGAGAGCGCCAATGACTGCCGCATCGCCATCTGGTTCCGCAACGGCTGCGGCGCGGTCGCCGTCGGCTATCGCGGCGGCTGGGGCTCCGGCTGGGGTTACGACCGCCGCGAGGCCCAGCGCCAGGCGATCGCCAGCTGCAGCAGGCAGACCGGCAGCTGCCGCGTCATCCGCTGGCAGTGCTCGGGCGGTGAGTGA
- a CDS encoding ABC transporter ATP-binding protein, whose amino-acid sequence MAQLILNRVAKDFGTGRAAVSGFSLDVREGGFLALLGPSGCGKTTVLRMIAGFETPSDGSIHLGERLLADASQSLPPERRNMAMVFQSYALWPHMSVADNVGYPLKVRGISGDAYRAKVRDALGTVRLADYAERRPADLSGGQRQRVALARCLVTSPDVVLLDEPLANLDRHLKQEMEETFREFHQRSGATMIYVTHDQSEAMALATDVAVMSEGRLLQVAPPAEIYARPEGRIVGGLIGRGAILTLPVMGGERQLEWDELEDALHAANTDGADILVRPEDVIIGGEGARATVESVLFEGERYAVKLTLGNGQTLRAFSRVVVETGEVVRVIIRAGWRL is encoded by the coding sequence ATGGCGCAGCTGATCCTCAACCGGGTTGCCAAGGATTTCGGCACCGGGCGCGCCGCCGTGAGCGGCTTTTCGCTCGATGTGCGCGAGGGCGGTTTCCTGGCGCTGCTCGGGCCTTCCGGCTGCGGCAAGACGACGGTGCTGCGGATGATCGCCGGCTTCGAGACTCCTTCCGACGGCTCGATCCATCTCGGCGAACGGCTGCTTGCCGATGCATCCCAGTCTCTGCCGCCGGAAAGGCGCAACATGGCGATGGTCTTCCAGTCCTATGCGCTCTGGCCGCATATGAGCGTCGCCGACAATGTCGGCTATCCCCTGAAGGTGCGCGGCATCTCCGGCGATGCCTATCGGGCCAAGGTGCGCGATGCCCTTGGCACCGTCCGTCTCGCCGATTACGCCGAGCGACGGCCGGCCGATCTCTCCGGCGGCCAGCGCCAGCGCGTGGCGCTCGCCCGCTGCCTGGTGACTTCGCCTGATGTCGTGCTGCTTGATGAGCCGCTCGCCAATCTCGACCGGCACCTGAAGCAGGAGATGGAGGAGACCTTCCGCGAGTTCCACCAGCGCTCGGGCGCGACGATGATCTATGTCACGCACGACCAGAGCGAGGCGATGGCGCTCGCAACCGACGTCGCGGTCATGTCGGAAGGCCGCCTGCTGCAGGTGGCGCCGCCCGCCGAAATCTATGCCCGGCCGGAAGGCCGCATCGTCGGCGGTCTGATCGGACGCGGCGCGATCCTGACCCTGCCTGTCATGGGCGGCGAACGCCAGCTGGAGTGGGACGAGCTTGAGGATGCGCTCCATGCCGCCAATACCGATGGCGCCGATATCCTGGTGCGGCCGGAAGATGTGATCATCGGCGGCGAGGGGGCTCGCGCGACCGTCGAATCCGTGCTTTTCGAGGGCGAGCGTTACGCCGTCAAGCTGACGCTCGGCAACGGCCAGACGCTGCGCGCCTTCAGCCGCGTGGTCGTCGAGACCGGCGAGGTGGTGCGCGTCATCATTCGCGCCGGGTGGCGGCTTTGA
- a CDS encoding iron ABC transporter permease encodes MRGYVRPGNSQPVWLFPFIVMSVLILSVLPLARLAMVGIAAFANGGVIDVLSAPSLWQATYYTVVTSILGTIISLAIGCLFAFLLTLTDIRGKGPLSFFFVLPMMIPPQVTALAWVQMSGPSSPLLKALSLAPPLGSPQPLYSVGGIALLFGVQHAPLVYLALRAGLMTLPRDGVEAARLSGASSLRVFRDIILPLSLPGIIAGAAISFVSCTGNFGIPAILGIPASIFTLPTLIFTKFSAFTSRTFGDVAVLSAIIAMISVAGLMIQDRALRGRDYRVIGLSGASAAFGLGAWRLVFTPLLWAILFFMLAAPFFALVAGALVPAYGVPLTFKTMSLHAFQEILFRQAVTRTAFINSLSLASATAVGLLVVTVLAAYALTRRRDAVSRIVASLIEIPYSLPGIVMAVAFILVFAAPIPVLNVSLYGTIWIILIAYFSSFFAVSLKPVVSAFHQLDPALEEAARLSGASFFRRLFDIIVPLIAPAAGASVILVFLIACNELTISALLWSAGTQTLGVAIYNLDDSGSSDLASALSALVVLMVVIMMLLLELLAKRLPKGVVPWRS; translated from the coding sequence ATGCGAGGATATGTGAGACCAGGAAACAGCCAGCCCGTCTGGCTGTTTCCTTTTATCGTCATGTCAGTCCTGATCCTCAGCGTGCTGCCGCTCGCCCGCCTTGCCATGGTCGGGATCGCGGCCTTCGCCAATGGTGGCGTAATCGACGTGCTGAGCGCGCCGTCGCTCTGGCAGGCCACCTATTACACTGTCGTCACATCAATTCTGGGCACGATCATCTCGCTTGCCATCGGCTGCCTCTTCGCCTTCCTGCTGACGTTGACAGACATCCGCGGCAAGGGGCCGCTCAGCTTCTTCTTCGTGCTGCCGATGATGATCCCGCCGCAGGTGACGGCACTTGCCTGGGTGCAGATGTCGGGGCCGTCGAGCCCGCTGTTGAAGGCGCTCTCGCTTGCACCGCCGCTGGGCTCGCCGCAACCGCTTTATTCGGTCGGTGGCATCGCGCTGCTCTTTGGCGTGCAGCATGCGCCGCTGGTTTATCTCGCGCTCAGGGCCGGGCTGATGACGCTGCCGCGCGATGGCGTCGAGGCGGCACGGCTTTCCGGCGCCTCGAGCCTCAGGGTCTTCCGCGATATCATCCTGCCTCTGTCGCTGCCCGGCATCATTGCCGGGGCGGCGATCTCCTTCGTTTCCTGCACCGGCAATTTTGGCATACCCGCCATTCTCGGCATTCCGGCCTCGATCTTCACGCTGCCGACGCTGATCTTCACCAAATTCTCCGCCTTCACCAGCCGCACTTTCGGTGATGTCGCCGTGCTCTCGGCAATCATTGCGATGATTTCGGTCGCGGGACTGATGATCCAGGACCGGGCGCTGCGCGGCCGAGATTACCGCGTTATCGGCCTGTCGGGCGCGAGTGCCGCCTTCGGGCTCGGCGCCTGGCGTCTTGTCTTTACGCCGCTCCTCTGGGCGATCCTGTTCTTCATGCTGGCAGCACCCTTCTTCGCGCTCGTCGCCGGCGCGCTGGTGCCGGCCTATGGCGTGCCGCTCACTTTCAAGACCATGTCGCTGCATGCCTTTCAAGAGATCCTGTTCCGGCAGGCGGTGACGCGCACGGCCTTCATCAATTCGCTGTCGCTTGCAAGCGCCACCGCAGTTGGTCTGCTCGTGGTGACGGTGCTTGCCGCCTATGCGTTGACGCGGCGCAGAGATGCCGTTTCCCGCATCGTCGCCAGCCTGATCGAGATACCCTATTCGCTGCCGGGCATCGTCATGGCGGTCGCCTTCATCCTGGTCTTCGCAGCACCGATCCCGGTTCTCAACGTCTCGCTCTACGGCACGATCTGGATCATCCTGATTGCCTATTTCTCCTCCTTTTTCGCGGTCAGCCTGAAGCCCGTCGTCAGCGCCTTCCACCAGCTCGATCCGGCGCTGGAGGAAGCGGCCCGGCTTTCCGGCGCCAGCTTCTTCCGCCGGCTTTTCGATATCATCGTGCCGCTGATTGCGCCGGCTGCCGGCGCATCGGTCATCCTCGTTTTCCTGATCGCCTGCAACGAACTGACGATTTCGGCGCTGCTCTGGTCGGCCGGCACCCAGACGCTCGGCGTCGCCATCTACAATCTCGACGACAGCGGCAGTTCCGACCTTGCTTCGGCGCTCTCGGCCCTCGTCGTCCTCATGGTCGTCATCATGATGCTGCTCCTGGAACTCCTGGCGAAACGCCTGCCGAAAGGGGTGGTCCCATGGCGCAGCTGA
- a CDS encoding ABC transporter substrate-binding protein: MKTIVSAAALLAASLFAVPALAANLVLYTSQPNEDAQATVDGFMAANPDIKVDWVRDGTPKIIAKLQAEIQAGNPVADILLIADVVTLERLKEEGKLLAYKSTEAAQYDASLYDADGYYYSTKLITTGIMYNTSAAMKPTSWKDLTKPEAKGLVTMPSPLASGAALIHAQTLAAVPGLGWDYYKALAENGAIAAGGNGAVLKSVASGEKAYGVVVDYLPIREKAKGAPVEFVFPSEGVSAVTEPVGILASSKNAEAAKKFVDYVLSEKGQEGFLKLGYIPARNGMKLPEGFPARDAIKVLPIKAAEALKNTDQDLKTFSGIYGSN, from the coding sequence ATGAAAACGATCGTTTCCGCCGCAGCGCTTCTTGCCGCGAGCCTCTTTGCCGTTCCGGCCCTTGCCGCAAACCTCGTTCTCTACACCAGCCAGCCGAACGAAGACGCCCAGGCGACGGTCGATGGCTTCATGGCGGCCAATCCCGACATCAAGGTCGACTGGGTGCGCGACGGCACGCCGAAGATCATCGCCAAGCTGCAGGCCGAGATCCAGGCCGGCAACCCCGTTGCTGACATCCTCCTCATCGCCGACGTGGTGACGCTGGAGCGCCTGAAGGAAGAGGGCAAGCTGCTGGCCTACAAGTCGACGGAAGCCGCTCAGTACGACGCCTCGCTCTATGACGCTGACGGCTACTACTATTCCACGAAGCTGATCACGACGGGCATCATGTACAACACCTCGGCCGCCATGAAGCCGACGAGCTGGAAGGACCTGACAAAGCCGGAAGCCAAGGGCCTCGTCACCATGCCGAGCCCGCTTGCTTCGGGTGCCGCCCTCATCCACGCCCAGACGCTTGCTGCCGTTCCCGGCCTCGGCTGGGACTATTACAAGGCGCTCGCCGAAAACGGCGCGATCGCCGCCGGCGGCAACGGCGCCGTGCTGAAGTCGGTCGCCTCGGGCGAGAAGGCCTATGGCGTGGTCGTCGATTACCTGCCGATCCGCGAAAAGGCCAAGGGCGCGCCCGTCGAGTTCGTCTTCCCGAGCGAAGGCGTTTCGGCCGTCACCGAGCCGGTCGGCATCCTGGCGAGCAGCAAAAATGCCGAGGCCGCCAAGAAGTTCGTCGACTATGTGCTCTCGGAAAAGGGCCAGGAAGGTTTTCTCAAGCTCGGCTATATCCCGGCCCGCAATGGCATGAAGCTGCCGGAAGGTTTCCCGGCGCGTGATGCCATCAAGGTCCTGCCGATCAAGGCCGCTGAAGCTTTGAAGAATACCGACCAGGATCTGAAGACCTTCTCGGGCATCTACGGCTCGAACTGA
- a CDS encoding alpha/beta fold hydrolase, with amino-acid sequence MFKFAAVVALAGALLSGTAVAEPAKPTVVLVHGAFADSSSWNGVVEILRKDGFPVVAAANPLRSVSNDAAYVSDVVASIAGPVVLVGHSYGGQVISTAANGHNNVKSLVYVAAFAPDAGESVADLAGKFPGGTLGAALAAPVKLSAGGVDLYIDQAKFHDQFASDVPAEQAALMAAAQRPVTDVALNEKSGEPAWKKLPSWFVYGTGDKNIPAAALGFMAERAKSKHTVVVEGASHVVMVSQPQKVAELIEEAAK; translated from the coding sequence ATGTTCAAGTTTGCTGCCGTCGTCGCCCTGGCGGGTGCGCTTCTTTCCGGTACTGCCGTTGCCGAGCCGGCCAAGCCGACCGTCGTTCTCGTCCATGGCGCCTTTGCCGATTCATCCAGCTGGAACGGCGTCGTCGAGATCCTCCGCAAGGACGGTTTCCCGGTCGTGGCTGCCGCCAATCCGCTGCGCAGCGTATCCAATGACGCTGCCTATGTTTCCGATGTGGTCGCCAGTATCGCCGGCCCGGTCGTTCTCGTCGGCCATTCCTATGGGGGGCAGGTGATCTCGACCGCCGCAAACGGCCACAACAACGTCAAGTCCCTGGTCTATGTCGCAGCATTCGCGCCGGATGCAGGGGAATCGGTTGCCGATCTTGCCGGCAAGTTTCCCGGCGGCACGCTGGGCGCAGCGCTTGCAGCTCCGGTGAAACTCAGCGCGGGCGGTGTCGATCTCTATATCGACCAGGCGAAATTCCACGATCAGTTCGCCAGCGATGTGCCGGCTGAACAGGCTGCCCTGATGGCGGCGGCGCAACGCCCGGTCACCGATGTCGCTCTCAACGAAAAATCGGGCGAGCCCGCCTGGAAGAAGCTGCCGTCGTGGTTTGTCTACGGCACCGGCGACAAGAACATTCCGGCCGCAGCTCTTGGCTTCATGGCCGAGCGGGCAAAGTCGAAGCACACCGTCGTGGTCGAGGGCGCTTCCCACGTGGTGATGGTTTCGCAGCCGCAGAAGGTGGCGGAGCTTATCGAAGAGGCCGCAAAATAA
- a CDS encoding MarR family winged helix-turn-helix transcriptional regulator translates to MKDATSDALADVPKVDEMLCFSIYSAGHAFNQLYRPLLDELELTYPQFLVMTTLWARDDRTVKDLGETLFLDSSTLTPLLKRLEKSGLVTRNRNPADERQVLLRLTKEGHALKSRVAPVFDCIGKAVGLDAETVSKIRETIASIRDNIHKKNREET, encoded by the coding sequence ATGAAAGACGCCACATCAGATGCTCTCGCCGACGTGCCGAAGGTCGATGAAATGCTTTGCTTTTCAATCTACTCGGCAGGCCATGCCTTCAACCAGCTTTACCGGCCGCTGCTCGACGAGTTGGAACTCACCTACCCGCAATTCCTGGTGATGACCACATTATGGGCGCGCGACGACCGCACGGTGAAGGATCTGGGCGAGACCCTGTTTCTTGACTCCAGTACCCTCACCCCGCTGTTGAAGCGGCTGGAGAAATCAGGCCTCGTCACCCGCAATCGAAATCCCGCCGATGAGCGCCAGGTCCTGCTTCGCCTGACGAAGGAGGGGCACGCCTTGAAGAGCCGTGTGGCTCCCGTGTTCGACTGCATCGGGAAAGCCGTCGGTCTCGACGCTGAGACCGTCAGCAAGATCCGGGAAACGATTGCGTCCATCCGCGACAACATTCACAAGAAGAACAGGGAAGAGACCTGA